Genomic window (Vigna radiata var. radiata cultivar VC1973A chromosome 1, Vradiata_ver6, whole genome shotgun sequence):
aaaatattaatttattattatttttacgttACTATAGACTGTAATTAGGTATGATCTTTAATATCTGAGAATTTGTCCGCCctcaaatattacaattttatcattCATGTTGGGATTAAATTAAcctttcaataattaaaaatcttttaGAAAATTGTAGATTTTACTATCACACAACGTATACAATctacaataatttaattttatctcaaattaaaattcataattttgaaaattaaatttgacccacctaatgtaaattaaattggatttatattaaacaatttttgaattttgaaaataaaaaatccagaTGGATAAGTCAAGTTAAGGTGATTGAAGACCAGGTCAAACTAAGTCGGTCCAGATCTAAAGTCGACTTAAGATGAAGATCAAGTCAACTTATAGAACTGATTTTCTCAAGTTGAAGCTCGAACTAAGTCGATCTAGGATGAATGGTCAAGTTGACCTAGGTCGAAGGTcaatataaaagattaagaCAAGTTAGCTTAGGTTAAAGACGAGTTGGTCGAGGTCGTAGTTCGAATCGAGTCAAGTTGTTCCAGGTTGAAGGTCGAGTTCAGTTATCCAGGGTCAGAGTTCAGGTTGAGTCACCCCAAACCAGAGTTCAAGTTGAGTCGGTCAAGATAGGAGTGTGAGTTGTGTTGGCCTAAGTGAAAGGTCAACGGAATGTCGACTGTGTCGATCCGAGTCAACTCAAATCATACCAAGAAGTCGGTCCTGACCGAAGGTCGACCGTGTTAGCCTAAACCGAAGGTAGATCGAGTTTGCCTTGATCGAAGGTCAATCGAGTTGATGTCAGTTGAAAGTCAACCAGGTCGATCTTAGTCGAATGTCAGTTTGAATCGACCGCAACCAAAGGTCGGTCAAATCGACCCCAATTGAAGGTCGATCCAAATCAGCCTTAACCAAAGGTTTACGCGAGTTGACTCCGATAAAAAATCGACTCTAGTTGATCCCGATTGAAGATCCACCCATATCTATTAAACCCAATAGTTAGGTATATTAAATTGATctcatataatttaatttaatttacaaaattaatttaatctaatttaaattaaattgaatttatttaatctagttcaaatgaaattataaattcaatccatttattagatataaattaaatctagAATGGATTTTGGAAAAACCATTATATCAAACCacaataaacacacaaaaaatatatattatgtaatgtATGATTAATAAGTCTTAAAAGCAACTTGAATAAAGTTCGCATCtctaaataaaacacattatttAAGGACATACATAACTAATGGAAGCATCTTTTTGTTTATGTTGGAAAATGTAATGTGTGGTTTTATTAGAATACCACATCTGAATAACTAACAACTTGCActcaattttgtttcaataaaagaatttctaagaaattttaaataattcacaatttcataaaagtttaataattttttaaagtaattttaaaatgttatatgaGACACTCCAATAGAAAAGTTGCTTTAAGAACCTCTAAACTTCTCATAGTATAAATActgtattatatttaaatttccttGATAAATAATTGCTTGTAATCACAAGCACGTATAGGGATATACGAACTTGATGATgccttgattttatttttaataactttttattgtggatagaataataatattttttttcattatatacatatatagacCAAAATTTGAATAGATAAACGAAGCATTTATATGTCACTGCCACAATAAAAacttttcttcattaaaaaGATTACTAAATTAGAAATGTAACTgcataaaaacacataaaacaaaacatggTAAAGCAAAAGACATCATATACCCACATTCTTAGCTAAATTGCTATTTCCATCAAGCATGTTATATGAACATTGATCTTTCTTATTACTCTTGCTGACAGATTTCTTCTGAACTCTTGCAGCTTCTTCAGTGACAGTAACCCTTTTGATGTATGCATGGAGCATTGATTCATCGTAATTAGGGTTGTCattgttcttgttgttgttcctTTTAAAGTCTTGTCGACGCTTGATACCATTCCAATGGTTTTTTATGTTGTTCTCAGTTCTCCCAGGTAATCTTTTTGCAATTTCAGACCATTTGTTTCCAATTTCTTGATGAACTTTCATCAGAATCATGTCTTCTTCCAGGGTCCATGATTCCTTCTGAACAATTTACTTAATTTTCAGAAAGAGTTATGTGATACGTGTTCTTCAAATTATATAGAGAATGAATAGAATAATCGTGTTTTCTTGTTAATTAAATGTGATTAACTTctattaatttgataattcaCATGGCTTAATGAAGTTGTGttacataatcttttataagaatttatttaagaatgataaataaatttttaaatactatgtaaattcttccttttattgaactagaaaagaaataaaatattgcaCGTGAATGACGTAAACTAAGAAaggaattaaatatttaaataacattttatataaaaatattatcatgaatAAAAGTCatataagaaatatattcttaaataaaaatactaataacgATCaagaactgaaaaaaaaaatgttaattaaatgaTTTCCAAAACCGACTATCATTGACTGCACGTGTAAACTCATTCACTTTGACTCGAAGTTGaaactaaaagagaaaaatactaTGTATATTAACAAAACcaacaaaagaaatgaaatatttatgtaaaatttcataaagaaattattaaaataacctttatacataaaatattatttatttggaaaaatgtgattttagtcctttcaaaatcttaaatttagttttggtGCATTCGAAAATTAGAGAGTAAAAATAggagaaaattttctttttgaactttacatattttatccttaattaatttttattgaaatacatGATGTATGTAGATATCTACAAACTTCTTATtacaactaaattaaattttaaaatataaatataatttagttattgtcaaaactaaataaaaaatacatataaatgaCAAAACAATTAAGGTTCTAGGgttaaattaaatatctaattagcttatgtattttaataaatgtaataaaaatttcaagtCATATTATCTCTCCCAAACAGTTTAGGTTCTAGGGTTATAGATtacaataaattacaaatacatttattaaaattaactcaataaaatatcatttctatgtaaaaaaaattaatttcaaaacttttttcaGTATTGTGAATAAATATATTCGTATTAGTAACATAATatgatttgaatataaataaataaattcataattcaATTAACTCTATGACACTCATCTCCAATATATActatgaagaaagagagagaaccATCAAATGAACTAATTTAGttgcatataatttttcaatctttgacactaattaatatgaattaattgaatgtttggtatattttattacataatacatgtcctatttttatataattaagtttaaacttTGATGTTATGATTCACAAAAGGAtggaaaacatatatatatatatatatatatatatatatatatatatatatatatatatatatatatatatatatatatgtatatgtataagaaataaaaatggaaaaagaagaaacctTAATATTTGGCTGAAGATGGTTGTACCATCTTTCTCGACATTGCTTCCCAATCCTTCCGGGTAGAAATTTTGCAATTTGGGTCCATTTCTTCAACCCAAATTCATTCACCAATTCCACAAGACTACTGTAAAAAACAAcgaactttaattaattaaaattcatgatTTTCTATCATTAAAAAAGTCTTAAATGAACTCAAAGTTGATCCTCTCAATACAATTTCTTTGTCTTTTTagtaaacaaacacaaaaaaaaaaaaatcataaccaAACACTCACACAAAACTTTGTGGTCCCATAATTAATAACTTTtcactaaatttatatttaaccaataattattgacttgtttttgcattgtcaaacataaaagaaaaacaaagactacaaaatttcaaacataaataaatctaaataaacacaagattacaaattatgtttatatttatttatacctGTCCTCTTGAGGAGTCCACCACCCTTTGATTATGAGatcattagtattttttttcatttttatcttttgattaCTTTCCCATTTGTATTGAGTGATATTAGGAAGAGAAAGACATGAAGGTgagttggaagaagaagaagcatgAGATGGATGAATCATGGTTTTTTGAGAGAAATCCCATATGACTTTGCCATCATGTTGGCCATGCAAaacattgttgttgtttggtggTGGCAACATCATAGGGTGGTGGTGATGGGAAACATTGGCAAAACCTCCTAGGGAAGACCCTAAAGAAGGTGTTAACATCCCACAAAAAGGGGTTGTGGTGGGTTTTAAAGGACCCTCAAacaaaaaattagggttttgggtaGGTACCCCAAAGGTATGATCTTGaatatggtggaaaatgttgttggggTGAAACATGatgggtggtggtggtggtgatggtggaaTCAAAATAGGGCTTTGTGAGGGAAACATGGTTTGGATTTGTGGCATCATGTTAGGGTTTGTAGGAAAATGAGTTGAAAGGAATGGGTGTTGTAGTTGCCCTTGGAAACTTGGATCAAACTCCATGCAGAAAAGCTTAGTGACTTATGGAAAAGAGAGGTAGGAGAGCAGGTAGAATATGTTGAATGTGATGTGGGGGAATACTatcttataattattgattttggttttgagaATGTTGAGAAATTATAAAGGATATCcttgttaaatgaaaatatacacataaaagaataattggaaaaattaataaatgtatttttgaaattgtaaaacaataaattaaaaagaatacaaaattaaagaatacaTGTTATTGGAAATCTTACATTGATTAGAGATAAAGTCAAATTAGAGTATGATGATAGTGTAATTCTCATCTTACAAACTAGTTTATgagattaaattagatttaaaattcattgtATAATATggttttaaagttaaaagttaTAGTCTATCTTAACTAAATTTGATGTttgttgtatttattattagatCCGCTATggaattgttaattaatttttagtttcacGCAAGCTAATATTAATGAATAAGGTTACCTTTAAAAACTATTTCTTAGtgaatgttaaatattatttttattagacgcaacaaatttgtaaaataagatttatattgataatttattttacttataaagtgatttttaacatttttttctcacaTCAAGCACTAATATATGAAACGTAAGACTTGTGGGTAATCCAATAGattcaaaagtttttgtaaaGATaagttatgtaattttaaatttaatttaatttcacgtAACcagtaaaataaagtttatatttagttatattttatgtaatttaacattattttgttgaaaattatCTCCAACcatctttgaaaataaaagttaaatcaaaatattttaaattataacagttaaaaaaaaatattataagtagagagaagaagaagaaaaaaaaaatagtgtacCAAAATGTGAAAGATTTGTAGGGCTATGTTTCATAGTTACTGTGACGGTTGACATTCTACATTTTACTACTtctaagaagaaaagaaggttaCATTTTCCCATTTGTTTTATATTAgagtaataaataattcataaacactccattaatactttttattgtttgcattatatatatatatatatatatatatatatatatatatatatatatatatagatatatattgttatatattgtGTGGGATAATTTCTCTTTCTATGNTGTGACGGTTGACATTCTACATTTTACTACTtctaagaagaaaagaaggttaCATTTTCCCATTTGTTTTATATTAgagtaataaataattcataccaATTAAAGGAATATAAAAATAGGTtaccaaatattatttatatatatatatatatatatatatatatatatatatatatatatatatagatttatatattGTGTGGGATAATTTCTCTTTCTATgatatcatatattatatttacgttttttttttcatttaaaatttttctaactCTTTCATTAAACAAATTGTATTTCTAAGAGGCAAACTAATATTGTATGTGaataacatttcttttttcattttcacattttttagcAAAATTCTTTTGGAGAAAATTAAAGGTGAGACCCTTTAAATTCAGAAAAGTATCACTTTATATGAAAAGTTAAGAGACTTGTTAATAAAGTTCCAAACcacaaat
Coding sequences:
- the LOC106753171 gene encoding transcription factor MYB118-like; amino-acid sequence: MEFDPSFQGQLQHPFLSTHFPTNPNMMPQIQTMFPSQSPILIPPSPPPPPIMFHPNNIFHHIQDHTFGVPTQNPNFLFEGPLKPTTTPFCGMLTPSLGSSLGGFANVSHHHHPMMLPPPNNNNVLHGQHDGKVIWDFSQKTMIHPSHASSSSNSPSCLSLPNITQYKWESNQKIKMKKNTNDLIIKGWWTPQEDSSLVELVNEFGLKKWTQIAKFLPGRIGKQCRERWYNHLQPNIKKESWTLEEDMILMKVHQEIGNKWSEIAKRLPGRTENNIKNHWNGIKRRQDFKRNNNKNNDNPNYDESMLHAYIKRVTVTEEAARVQKKSVSKSNKKDQCSYNMLDGNSNLAKNVGI